One Gossypium arboreum isolate Shixiya-1 chromosome 13, ASM2569848v2, whole genome shotgun sequence genomic window, TTATGATATACTGTTTCTCTTTTACTTAAAATGTTTTCCTTTTCAAGTTTGTTAGGCTTCTATTAATTGTCTTGgccatttcttttattttgtttgtaGCTATGCCGGAGTTATTGCGTTCCGCAAAATTAGCTGTGGAGAAGGGAATGGCTCAAGGGCGTAATGAGACCTATGTAAAGCAATTGTCTGATTACGTTATTCCGGCTCTAGTGGAGGCATTGCATAAGGTTATTGTTGTTTGTTCTTAGGAGTATTCGTGTATCGAAACTTGCATTATTGATATGTTGTTTGTCATAGATGAAAACTTAAATTACCACATTCTTGCAGGAACCTGATACGGAAATATGTGCAAGCATGTTAGATGCATTGAATGAATGTGTACAGGTTTGTGCTATTATTAAATGAAGTTAATTATGAAGTGTCTCTTTTTTTCACTGTTTTCTGTTTGAAATTATTCTGCTTTTGAATGAATTTTATTGAGCAAGAGATGGTtagaatttatttaaataaataaaaacaaggaTGGTTACTTGAACTTAATATGGTATTTTAACATTCGCTAATAAGTTGAACTGATTCCTCAATTAAACCTGTCGTGTCTGTTAAAACTAATATTTCCTGGCTGTCTATGAGCTCTTGTTTCTCTCTCCTTTAGTCAATATATGTGACTTAAGTATTTGAGAAAACATTTCAGAGCTCCATTCCTGGcctttttctttcattcatttTGGTTCACATGTATCAGTACCTTTGATAAGAGATTGTTTATAATATATGAAGTACTAAGTCTTCATGCCCAATGTCTGAGAACTTTTTTTGTACTAACTACTAAGTGTTTAGCCCCAATGTCTGAGAACAATTTTTCTCTTTCAGATCTCTGGTCCTCTGCTAGATGAAAGTCAAGTTAGGTCTATTGTGGATGAGATAAAGCAAGTAATCACAGCTAGTGCTAGCAGAAAAAGTGAGAGAGCTGAAAGAGCCAAAGCTGAAGACTTTGATGCTGAGGAGGGAGAGTTGATTAAAGAGGAAAATGAGCAAGAGGAAGAAGTTTTTGACCAAGTACGAAAATAAAAGCCATGATATAAAGCACAAAAATGACAAGCTAATATTTATTTATCTGTTATTATCCTTTTCGGATCCATTAAAGCATCCTTTTCTGCTTCCAGGTGGGTGAAATCTTGGGAACTTTGATCAAAACATTTAAAGCCTCTTTCCTGCCTTTCTTTGATGAGCTATCTTCTTATCTTACTCCTATGTGGGTGAGTTCCAAGAAAGTTGTCTCTTGTTTCCAAAATCAGTTCTTGAGGAACGTCCAGAGTAAAAAAGTTCTTTCCTGAAGTATGCTCATATATTTCTCTATCTTTGTATGTTGTATAATACAGGGCAAAGATAAGACACCTGAAGAAAGAAGAATTGCAATTTGTATTTTTGATGATGTTGCCGAACAGTGTCGTGAGGCAGCTTTAAAGTAAGCTGCCTAATTTTCTTATACTTGTTATTATCATAGAAGAATCATTTGATGCAATTGCTTATTGCTGTAATTTGGTTGAACAGATATTATGACACATATCTTCCTTTCATATTGGAGGCTTGCAATGATGAGAACCCAGATGTGCGACAGGTATGTATTTTCTTAGTTCTGGCAACCAAAGTGCTATGGATTGTTGAGACTTGAGATTGAATTAAATATTATGATTTTATGTTCCAGGCTGCAGTATATGGGCTTGGTGTTTGTGCAGAATTTGGTGGACCTGTATTTAAGCCACTTGTTGGAGGTAAACTTTGCTTTATGGTCTATAACGTGGTTATTTCTTGTATAGAATAACATATTTGTGTCTTTTTCCAGAGGCTTTATCAAGGTTAAATGCTGTAATTCGACATCCTAATGCTTCGCAACCTGAAAATGTTATGGCATATGATAATGCTGTTTCTGCTTTGGGAAAAATATGTCTGTTCCACCGAGACAGTATTGATGCAACTCAGGTATGGCAGGCCATAAAATCATCTTTCcaagttatttttcccttttgatATGAAAGGAAAAATCTGTGGTTTGCATTAAAAAAAAGCACATTTCTGAGCTGTTGTTTGAAGTCCCCAAGTGTATCTACCTGTTAAAGCCAGTGCCATGTCTTATGTACAATGGGCCATACTGTTCTCTATGTTTGTGCTTGAAACTATTGCACATTTTAATATTCTAATCAACTCTTAGGGTAGAGGAGAGCCTTGGTGGAATTGAAGAGCACATTTTTTCTCCCCTCTTCATTTTTTGTTAGTGGCTGCAAAAGTAAATTAAAGCGTTTTTTGACATGTTCATGGATGCACAGTGTTACGTATAATATAGTTTTGTGTATTCATAGCTGAGCATCAAATTAAGAACCATTGTCTCTAAAAGGTAAGTTGATGGCCTTCTCGATGGTTTTTCCAAGGTTTTCAATAATCCTAACAAACATTTTTCTTTTCTATGTTGTAAAAATGGTCATACCAGTAAATTTTAACTCTATCAGTTTGGATTTAGTGCTGTTTTCTAAGAGATGTAAATATTTGAACAAGATGAACATCTTCATAGAAAGTTTAAACAATTGAAACATTCTAGTACCACTGGTGCATGATGATGCAGTTTGATAGTCACTAAACAACTCTCCTTCCTCTCAGATAAATATATGCTTTTCTAATAGACATTACCCTGAATTGGTATATTCCTAGGGCATCCATATCTTATGTTACATTAGATATAATGCTTTATTGTGGATCATTTTATATTGCTGGGGAGTGTTGCTTGTGGATCTTCTCTATGTATTAATACACAGAGATATTTTACAACTTCAGATAGAGTCAGTTCTGTATACACTTCTTTTGATCTGCATTGCATTTTTCACATAAGTAATACTGGTTGCTTATGTcttaaaagcttatttgatgttttatttttgttttcttaatGTTTGCTTTGCCTTGCGCACAACCTTTTGTGTTTGGTAGGTTGTTCCTGCATGGTTAAACTGCCTGCCAATAAAAGGTGATCTGATTGAAGCCAAAGTTGTTCATGAACAACTTTGTTCAATGGTTGAGAGGTTAGATCAGCTTTTTTTTAGCTAACCTTGTCTCAtttcaggtttttttttttggcttcaaTATTTTGTTAATGCCCATTATTAACAATGTCTCTAATATGTGTTCAGGTCCGACAATGAAGTTTTGGGTCCCAACCATAATTTCCTTCCTAAGATTGTTTCAGTTTTTGCTGAGGTAAAATTTCAACTTACCTTATCAAACTCTTCTTAACATAAAGGTTAATTCTTATTTGAATTGCTTGTTCTGAACAAACAATTCAAATAAGAATTGTGGCTATCTGTTCTGTTTATGCGGTTTGGTTTTTATGGTGCATTTGATGAAATCTACTGCTGTTGTGTAGGTTTTATGTGGTAAGGATTTAGCCACAGAACAAACCGCAAGTAGGATGGTGAATCTACTGAGGCAACTTCAACAGACTTTACCACCAGCAGCTTTGGCTTCAACTTTATCATCTTTGCAGCCGCAACAACAGCTTGCTTTACAATCCATCCTCTCCTCCTAGTTAATATTGGCTCAATACTCATCCGTCTTGTGCATCAAtgcatatatttattttatataccaAATTCTTTTCACGGAGAAGGTTCCCTTTGTTTTTGCATCATGTTCTTTTTACTCCCTCGGTGATTGAAATGAACTTTCCTCCCcagatatataaattttatagaaTGTGTATATCATGAAAGTATCTATTTATGGAACAAGAAGCGAGAGTGGTGATTCGTGTGGTTGGTGAGCATATTTTTTGTGTTAAAAAAGTGCATTTAGGTTTGAGAAGTCGATGTTCTTGTAGCAGTTTTGGTCTCATGTGTGTCTCTTCGTTTCAAATTTTACAGAGAATTTGGATTGTAATTCTTTCATTATGCTTGCAATTTGGATCATAAAAAAGAACAATAATATTATGTGTTGTCGGTTTtctaatatgtttatatttgCATTTTCTTTTTGGTCAATTCTCATCATTAGTCcttgaattatttttatattctaatttggtcattttagtaTGCTTTTTTAAGGAATGTGGTGTGTACGAACTGGTTGTTTACTTTGCTTTTATGTCTACCTTTAGTATTGAAAGATGattatcacaaatttcatatagcaaataaaatttaaatcccAAGATTCTTTGTTTAAAATTTCCaacttttttgtttttataaaaatGGGTTTCTTTGGACATCATATTTATAAAGGCTACTAAGGATTAAACCATACTGAAAAGTTGTCTACGATTACGTAATTGTTGTATTAGATTTACTGTCATAAATAGTAAATTAATGTTACCCGTCattcaattattttaattttaatctaatgAAAGAAGATGGAAGTAAACCCAGGGCATTGTGAAGCTACTTGAGATAAATCATTGTTGAATGGAGAACATTTTAAAGGTGAAATTAAACTTATAATCTCAAAAATTGAAGCGAACTTTGAAAATGCTTTGCTTTTATTTATAAAAGAGATTCCATTATAATCCAACCTGCTTGATATTCCCCCTCTATTTTGTTGTTTCTTCCATTTGGATCCTTTTTCAACGCTCCCATTCTCTTTTTAGTGGGAGCCTACTTTCTCCAAGTGTCATGCCTGCCTGCCTTCACCAATCCCTCCTTATCATTTggtcaactcaaaaccctttgaGATATCAGTCACTAACTATACAACAGATTATGCCCAACATGCTTCCAACAATGTCAAGACACCCTTCCCACAAACTTTCAATATCCCcctatataaaaacccaaccccctcacctcttttctttcaccCCCCCCTCCCAACAACCTTTTCTTCTTTCCAATGGAACACCAAGTTCAAACCCAACAAAAAGGCAAGTTCAAGGAGAGGAGAAACAAGTTTGTTGGTGTAAGGCAAAGACCATCAGGGAAATGGGTTGCTGAGATCAAAGACACTACACAAAAGATAAGGATGTGGCTTGGTACTTTTGAAACAGCTGAAGAAGCTGCTAGAGCTTATGATGAAGCTGCTTGTCTTCTTAGAGGTTCTAATACAAGAACCAATTTTGCAACTCATGTTCCTACTGATTCTCATCTCTCTTTGAAGATTAGGAACTTACTTAATCATAAGAAGAGCTTGAGGCAAGGGaagaataataatagtaatagtactACCAACTCCAACAAAATCACCATTAAAGCAAGTACTATTGTTGGCAGTAACGACAGTATTAATAGTAGTATCAGTAATGCTGGTACCCATAGTTTTATGTGTGATTCGTTGGTGTTTGATGGTGCGTACAGGCCGGAGTTGAGCGGTTTTGTAGGGGAGCTTGGACCGGATCCGTCACAGTTGGGGCAATCCTGGATGATTCCAACAGGGTTTGATCAGATTCCTTTAAGCCAAGGACTGGAGTTGCCACAAGAAGTTGGTGTTTTGCCTCAAGGGATTGATCAAGAGCTCATGGAATTTGAACGCTTGAAAGTAGAAAGACAGGTATCAGCAACTTTTTATGCAATGAATGGGGTTAATGGGTACCTTCAAAGTGCAGCATTTGATCCGAATGATGCTATTTGGGATCTTCCTACACTTTGTCACTTATTCTGTCAAAGTTGATTTCTCTCTTTCTAACTATGAAACTAGAGGCTGTTTCTGTTCCTAGTGTTTAGAAACAACAATTTTCAATGTCTGAAATGAAAACTATTGCTGTTTCAGTTATGTTCCTCACACCATTTTCTAACAAGTTCCGTGTTTTTTGCTCCTACTCTTTCTTCTAACAAGTTACTCTTTCTTCTAACAAGTTCCATGTTATACTCGATTCTGATTCTAACAAGTTCCATGGTGAAGTCCTATTAGATGATTTCCCTTTATTTATGTTCGAATATTGATCAAACACTTATGTTAAAAATGAGTACTCTAAATAAAAtaggtaaaaatataataaaagctGTTATGTCAGATTGCGTTTTACtccatttattaaaaaattaataaattaatcactatacattaaattaaaaataaaccaaTCTggctattaaaattttattcattttattgtcAAAAACTAATCCTTGTACAAAAGCAAATGTACACATGATATATCActtgtcattatttaattattctaTCAATCATGTTAGTTTAAACAAAAAATGCTTTTCAACTTCCATCCAGAGATTAATTTCGACTAAGTTGTCCATTTTTTGAGtgaaaacaaaatatattttaactCTTAACTCTTAATAGAATGAAATAAAGTAAAAATGATTTGGCCATTTTTTGCTCCTATAAACTACACCTTTCATAATTAAGAAGGAAAACATTTATAACAAAAAAAGGGTGTGCAACACAGATCTGAATATCACTTCATTGATGGCATAAAAAGGGTCTAGACAGATTATGGGTACAATTTGACAATCTTACAGCAACCATAAATGTTGTTTATGGAACACCTTTCATAAATAGAAGACACATTTATAACAAAAAATGACAAACACAACTATAAATATTACTTCATTGATAGCATAAAAAGCCCGTAGGCAAATGATGGGCACAATTTAACAATCATACAGCACACAGGAAGACAGTGCTACACAAGAGCAAAAGATAGGAATACCCTTACACACAGAGCTGATATTCAAAAGTAAATATTTCAGCATACGAACATCAATAGTCTTCGGCATCCTCTTCGTCCTCTACACCTTCGGCTCCGACTTCTTCATAATCTTTTTCGAGAGCAGCCAGATCCTCACGAGCTTCAGAGAACTCTCCTTCTTCCATGCCCTCACCAACATACCAATGCACGAAAGCTCTCTTTGAGTACATGAGATCGAACTTGTGGTCAATGCGTGCAAACACCTCAGCCACTGCTGTGTTGTTGCTTATCATGCAAACAGCTCGCTGCACCTTAGCGAGATCTCCTCCAGGTACAACAGTTGGAGGCTGATAGTTAATACCACATTTGAAGCCAGTAGGGCACCTACACATCCAATCGAAAAAGAACTTTTCAGAGAAGGCATGAATATATTGGAGACACAATGACATCCTTAAAATACATTGGGCTACTATATTCCTGCATGAGATACTTAGGTATATACTATTATATAAACCAATCCCATATGATAATGATGGCAAGGGCAATTTCCTAGCTAGTGAACTAATGAAGCAGAGTTTTCCATCCTTCCATATGAAATTCTCTTACCAGTCAACGAACTGCACGGTCCTCTTTGTTTTGATGGTAGCAACAGCAGCATTAACATCCTTGGGGACGACATCTCCTCGATACATCAAGCAACATGCCATGTACTTCCCATGCCTAGGGTCACATTTTGCCATCATGCTTGAAGGCTCAAACACAGCATTTGTGATCTCGGGAACCGACAATTGTTCATGGTATGCTTTCTCAGCTGAGATGACAGGTGCATATGAAGAGAGCATGAAATGGATACGGGGGTATGGAACCAAATTGGTTTGGAACTCAGTAACATCCACATTGATAGCTCCATCAAACCTTAAAGAAGTTGTCAAGGATGATATGATTTGAGATATCAAACGGTTCAAGTTAGTGTAAGTTGGCCTCTCAATATCAAGGGAACGACGGCATATGTCATAAATTGCTTCATTATCCAAGAGCACAGCCACA contains:
- the LOC108486819 gene encoding ethylene-responsive transcription factor ERN1, with amino-acid sequence MEHQVQTQQKGKFKERRNKFVGVRQRPSGKWVAEIKDTTQKIRMWLGTFETAEEAARAYDEAACLLRGSNTRTNFATHVPTDSHLSLKIRNLLNHKKSLRQGKNNNSNSTTNSNKITIKASTIVGSNDSINSSISNAGTHSFMCDSLVFDGAYRPELSGFVGELGPDPSQLGQSWMIPTGFDQIPLSQGLELPQEVGVLPQGIDQELMEFERLKVERQVSATFYAMNGVNGYLQSAAFDPNDAIWDLPTLCHLFCQS
- the LOC108451297 gene encoding tubulin alpha-5 chain, with protein sequence MREIISIHIGQAGIQVGNSCWELYCLEHEIQPDGMMPSDTSVGVANDAFNTFFSETGSGKHVPRAVFVDLEPTVIDEVRTGTYRQLFHPEQLISGKEDAANNFARGHYTIGKEIVDLCLDRVRKLADNCTGLQGFLVFNAVGGGTGSGLGSLLLERLSVDYGKKSKLGFTIYPSPQVSTAVVEPYNSVLSTHSLLEHTDVAVLLDNEAIYDICRRSLDIERPTYTNLNRLISQIISSLTTSLRFDGAINVDVTEFQTNLVPYPRIHFMLSSYAPVISAEKAYHEQLSVPEITNAVFEPSSMMAKCDPRHGKYMACCLMYRGDVVPKDVNAAVATIKTKRTVQFVDWCPTGFKCGINYQPPTVVPGGDLAKVQRAVCMISNNTAVAEVFARIDHKFDLMYSKRAFVHWYVGEGMEEGEFSEAREDLAALEKDYEEVGAEGVEDEEDAEDY